The following are from one region of the Achromobacter xylosoxidans genome:
- a CDS encoding type IV pili methyl-accepting chemotaxis transducer N-terminal domain-containing protein — MKPTDTAAPADGLPSPWHRLSTRIVISSLVALVVVLSMVSWTLWLSWQLEGAGAAINDTGSLRMRANRVAVELMRPQAGREFRTNEQVLLMDDTIARLARGNPARPLFIPNDQAIRKQWHDVAAYWYDIMKPAATRALAQPDAATYLETLPEFVARADTLVRMIEQDNAGKTTSLRLSQGVLAAIASAGTLAMIYLLYLWIISPVLRLRDGLQRMAAREFSTRLPVESQDEFGVLARGYNRMADELQDLYTGLERRVEEKTAQLAAQNRDIGALYDMAAFLNQPNEIEALCDGFLRRVMLQFDAEGGSIRALDPNNEKLNLMVSVGLSDELVESEHCMRVNDCYCGVATRQAGVIVIQDFRESPPAMELNCQRDGFASVAVFRIVTRDEVLGSYSLHFRQQRRLSPAESQLLETLGQHLGVALDNRRLSAQARQLAVVRERGLVAQGLHDSLAQGLNFLNLQLQMLDAAVKRGDQAEIDEILPLLRTGVDESYQDVRELLTNFRTKLSQGDLQAGIEDTVARFRRQTGIETELRFGPGAGAPLAPDEQLQVLFILQEALSNVRKHSEASHVRIDVANDRDFSLVIADDGQGYDPAEVAERGESHVGLHIMRERAARMRAVIKLESQPGAGTRVALTLPGSERQAA, encoded by the coding sequence ATGAAGCCCACCGATACCGCCGCCCCAGCCGACGGCCTGCCTTCGCCCTGGCATCGCCTGTCCACGCGCATCGTCATCAGCTCGCTGGTGGCGCTGGTGGTGGTGCTGTCCATGGTCAGCTGGACGCTATGGCTGTCCTGGCAGCTGGAAGGCGCGGGCGCGGCCATCAACGACACGGGCAGCCTGCGCATGCGGGCCAACCGCGTGGCGGTGGAGCTGATGCGGCCGCAGGCCGGACGCGAGTTCCGCACCAACGAGCAGGTCCTGCTCATGGACGACACCATCGCGCGGCTGGCGCGCGGCAACCCCGCGCGCCCGCTGTTCATTCCCAACGACCAGGCCATCCGCAAGCAATGGCATGACGTGGCCGCCTACTGGTACGACATCATGAAGCCGGCCGCCACGCGCGCCCTGGCCCAGCCGGATGCCGCCACCTATCTGGAGACCCTGCCAGAATTCGTGGCCCGGGCCGACACGCTGGTGCGCATGATCGAACAGGACAACGCCGGCAAGACCACCTCGCTGCGGTTGTCGCAGGGCGTGCTGGCGGCTATCGCCAGCGCCGGCACGCTGGCAATGATCTACCTGCTTTACCTCTGGATCATTTCGCCGGTACTGCGCCTGCGCGATGGCCTGCAACGCATGGCGGCCAGGGAATTCAGCACCCGGCTGCCGGTGGAAAGCCAGGACGAGTTCGGCGTGCTGGCACGCGGCTACAACCGCATGGCCGATGAATTGCAGGATCTGTACACCGGCCTGGAGCGGCGGGTGGAAGAAAAGACCGCGCAACTGGCCGCGCAGAACCGCGACATCGGCGCGCTCTACGACATGGCCGCCTTCCTGAACCAGCCCAACGAGATCGAGGCGCTGTGCGACGGCTTCTTGCGGCGCGTGATGCTGCAGTTCGACGCCGAGGGCGGCAGCATCCGGGCGCTGGATCCCAACAACGAGAAGCTCAACCTGATGGTGTCGGTGGGGCTGTCGGACGAACTGGTCGAGTCCGAGCATTGCATGCGTGTGAACGACTGCTATTGCGGCGTCGCCACGCGGCAGGCTGGGGTCATCGTCATCCAGGATTTCCGCGAGTCGCCGCCGGCCATGGAACTGAATTGCCAGCGCGACGGCTTTGCCAGCGTGGCCGTGTTCCGCATCGTCACGCGCGACGAGGTGCTGGGTTCATATTCCCTGCATTTCCGCCAGCAGCGCCGCTTGTCACCGGCCGAATCGCAGTTGCTGGAAACGCTGGGCCAGCATCTGGGCGTGGCCCTGGACAACCGCCGCCTCAGCGCGCAGGCGCGCCAACTGGCGGTGGTGCGCGAACGCGGGCTAGTGGCGCAGGGGCTGCACGACAGCCTGGCGCAGGGCCTGAACTTCCTGAACCTGCAATTGCAGATGCTGGACGCTGCCGTCAAGCGCGGCGACCAGGCGGAGATCGACGAGATCCTGCCGCTGTTGCGTACCGGCGTGGACGAAAGCTACCAGGACGTGCGCGAACTGCTGACCAACTTCCGCACCAAGCTGTCGCAGGGCGACCTGCAGGCCGGTATCGAAGACACCGTGGCGCGGTTCCGGCGGCAGACCGGGATCGAAACCGAGCTGCGCTTCGGCCCTGGCGCGGGCGCGCCGCTGGCACCCGACGAGCAGTTGCAGGTGCTCTTCATCCTGCAGGAAGCGCTGTCCAACGTGCGCAAGCATTCCGAAGCCAGCCACGTGCGCATTGACGTCGCCAACGACCGCGACTTCAGCCTGGTCATTGCCGACGACGGCCAAGGGTACGACCCCGCCGAGGTGGCCGAACGCGGCGAATCGCACGTGGGCCTGCACATCATGCGCGAACGCGCCGCGCGCATGCGCGCCGTGATAAAACTTGAATCGCAGCCCGGCGCCGGCACGCGCGTCGCGCTGACCTTGCCCGGCAGCGAACGCCAGGCCGCTTGA
- a CDS encoding amino acid ABC transporter substrate-binding protein produces MRLTQQLKIAGMAAMLALAGAAHAGTVDTIKKRGELVCGVSQGSAGLSIADKQGRWTGLDADLCRALAAAVLGDPEKTRFVPLSSQQRFPALQSGEIDVLNRNTTITSSRDAGLGIASAGIVFYDGQGFLVPRKLGVKSATELEGAQVCVQPGTVNEQNLVDYFKKHKLSYRPVVIENLVELEQAFYAGRCDVYLSDASTLAASRAARASQPDDFVILPERINKSPLGPFVRQDDANWAAIVRWTINALVAAEELGITAQNADSQAQSNDAQVRRLLGVDPGIGKSFGLDESWARNAIKAVGNYGEVWNRNLGAATPLKLERGLNAQWNQGGLLYSPPFQ; encoded by the coding sequence ATGCGTTTGACTCAACAATTGAAAATCGCGGGCATGGCCGCCATGCTGGCGCTGGCCGGTGCGGCTCATGCAGGCACAGTCGATACCATCAAGAAACGCGGCGAGCTGGTCTGCGGCGTGAGCCAGGGGTCCGCAGGCTTGTCCATTGCCGACAAGCAAGGCCGTTGGACCGGCCTGGACGCGGACCTCTGCCGCGCGCTGGCCGCGGCCGTGCTCGGCGATCCGGAGAAGACGCGCTTCGTACCGCTGAGTTCGCAGCAGCGTTTTCCCGCGCTGCAATCGGGCGAGATCGACGTGCTGAACCGCAACACCACCATTACCTCCAGCCGCGACGCCGGCCTGGGCATCGCCTCCGCCGGCATCGTTTTCTATGACGGCCAGGGCTTTCTGGTGCCGCGCAAGCTGGGCGTCAAGAGCGCGACGGAACTCGAAGGCGCGCAGGTCTGCGTGCAGCCTGGCACGGTCAACGAGCAAAACCTGGTCGACTACTTCAAGAAGCACAAGCTGAGCTATCGTCCGGTCGTCATCGAGAATCTGGTCGAACTCGAGCAAGCCTTCTACGCCGGGCGCTGCGACGTCTACCTGTCGGATGCGTCCACCCTGGCCGCCAGCCGCGCGGCCCGCGCCAGCCAGCCCGACGACTTCGTCATCCTGCCCGAACGCATCAACAAGTCGCCGCTGGGCCCCTTCGTGCGGCAGGACGACGCCAACTGGGCGGCCATCGTGCGCTGGACCATCAATGCGCTGGTGGCGGCCGAGGAACTCGGCATCACCGCCCAGAACGCCGACAGCCAGGCGCAAAGCAACGACGCCCAGGTGCGCCGCCTGCTGGGCGTGGACCCCGGCATAGGCAAGAGCTTCGGCCTGGACGAAAGCTGGGCCCGCAACGCCATCAAGGCCGTGGGCAACTATGGCGAAGTCTGGAACCGCAATCTGGGCGCCGCGACGCCGCTGAAGCTGGAGCGCGGGCTGAACGCGCAATGGAACCAGGGCGGGCTGCTGTACTCGCCGCCGTTCCAATGA
- a CDS encoding SCP2 domain-containing protein translates to MSAAIQVPGVLARLGRRLPAPFVSLHFTAGLELARRLKWLTPPSELEGRSFAITVEDLGLRSSFAVRQGAFRPVWNGAPAELELGAKLADLLALMRSETDADTLFFQRRLRISGDTELGLIVKNWLDAAPRPAWLQGAVR, encoded by the coding sequence ATGAGCGCGGCGATTCAAGTGCCGGGCGTGCTCGCCAGGCTGGGCCGGCGTCTACCCGCGCCGTTCGTCTCGCTGCACTTCACTGCCGGACTGGAACTGGCGCGGCGGCTGAAATGGCTCACACCTCCGTCCGAACTGGAAGGCCGCAGCTTCGCCATCACGGTCGAGGACCTGGGCCTGCGCAGCAGCTTCGCGGTGCGCCAGGGCGCCTTCCGGCCGGTATGGAACGGCGCTCCCGCCGAACTGGAGCTGGGCGCCAAGCTGGCCGATCTGCTGGCCTTGATGCGCTCGGAAACGGACGCCGATACCTTGTTTTTCCAGCGCCGGCTGCGGATCTCGGGCGATACCGAGCTGGGGCTGATCGTCAAGAACTGGCTGGACGCGGCGCCGCGGCCGGCATGGCTGCAGGGCGCGGTCCGCTAG
- a CDS encoding U32 family peptidase codes for MKPSAYRISVAPLQYYWPRQHTLDFYASLADGPADIIYVGETVCSRRHELRAEDWMELARDLRAAGKTVVLSGRTLIETGAEASALKKLCGQDDFMVEAGELGAVRHLNGRAFVAGPHVNAYHGGTLEWLAARGAARFVAPLEMDGRTLALLMAERPAGLEAEVMVWGRMALAFSARCFTARHFRLKKDDCGFRCIEHPDGLDMRTRESRDFLAINGIQVQSGACLDLLSQAPALAAMGVEVLRVSPQSTGTLDAIAALDAMRRGLAPMEAQPPAGMVRCNGYFHGQPGIDLLEAVA; via the coding sequence ATGAAACCTAGCGCGTACCGGATATCGGTCGCACCGTTGCAGTACTACTGGCCGCGCCAGCACACGCTGGATTTCTACGCGTCGCTGGCCGATGGCCCCGCCGACATCATCTACGTGGGCGAAACCGTCTGTAGCCGCAGGCACGAGCTGCGCGCCGAGGACTGGATGGAGCTGGCGCGCGACCTGCGCGCCGCGGGCAAGACGGTGGTGCTGTCGGGCCGCACGCTGATCGAGACCGGCGCCGAGGCCAGCGCGTTGAAGAAGCTCTGCGGGCAGGACGACTTCATGGTCGAAGCCGGCGAGCTGGGCGCGGTGCGGCACCTGAACGGCCGCGCCTTCGTGGCGGGGCCCCATGTCAATGCCTATCACGGCGGCACCCTCGAATGGCTGGCCGCGCGCGGCGCCGCGCGCTTCGTCGCGCCGCTGGAAATGGACGGCCGGACGCTGGCTCTTCTCATGGCGGAAAGGCCAGCCGGCCTGGAGGCGGAAGTCATGGTCTGGGGCCGCATGGCGTTGGCGTTCTCGGCGCGCTGCTTTACGGCGCGTCATTTCCGTTTGAAGAAGGACGACTGCGGATTTCGCTGCATCGAGCATCCGGACGGCCTGGACATGCGCACGCGGGAATCGAGGGATTTCCTGGCGATCAACGGTATCCAGGTACAGTCCGGAGCCTGCCTGGACCTGCTGTCGCAGGCGCCGGCGCTGGCCGCCATGGGCGTGGAGGTGCTGCGGGTGAGTCCGCAATCGACCGGCACGCTGGACGCGATCGCCGCGCTGGATGCGATGCGGCGCGGTCTGGCGCCGATGGAGGCGCAGCCGCCCGCGGGCATGGTCCGCTGCAACGGCTACTTCCATGGCCAGCCGGGCATCGATCTGTTGGAGGCCGTGGCATGA
- a CDS encoding ABC transporter permease subunit (The N-terminal region of this protein, as described by TIGR01726, is a three transmembrane segment that identifies a subfamily of ABC transporter permease subunits, which specificities that include histidine, arginine, glutamine, glutamate, L-cystine (sic), the opines (in Agrobacterium) octopine and nopaline, etc.): MAAVLLWHIESVQTARGIQGGFGFLFQPAGFRISESLLDITPEDPYWMSIAAGLVNTLTVAAVAIPLATLLGLGLGLLRMSRNPWAARCAAAIIAPLRNTPVLLQLFVWYGLLLRLPDLRQAWSPLPHLLLSNRGLALPAVHGWVPYAAAAAIALALGGFARRRWGNPALYAVLAGALLAWMLLPPMRIDMPVRRGLGLQGGWQPSIEFAALTIGLVVFHAAYIADIARAAVRAVPVGLVEAGQALGLKPRSVLRLVIAPYAARVALPPYANQCLALVKNSTLAIAIGYQELMAVINTAITQTGLALEGITLAVAVYLGLALTLGGGLSAWNARNTRHGPGDTHGARLGERPTWNPAGERRGWRGRLVSAALAAAVGLILWRLLEWALLGAVWRGDPAACAGAAGACWAAVGENLPLLFFGAMAQADRAPALAASAALLAGVALALTAPRMRAAVRAALLAVLLGAAISALSGWPWGGAAIGPQRWGGLLVTLILAISALLAAVPLAFALALLRRSHNRAASLAAAGLIEAVRGVPLVTQLLFASFVLPMLLGGGVSKFAMALAALTLHTACLLAEVLRGALQAIPPGQMMAARALGMPAAMAYGSVIWPQARRIAAPAALGVFVGAVKDTSLVSIIGVFDVLGAAKAVVAGTDWRPYHVEVYLAVAALYFAASLALSRAARAMEGKTGRA, from the coding sequence ATGGCTGCCGTCCTGCTCTGGCACATCGAATCGGTGCAGACCGCGCGCGGCATCCAGGGCGGCTTCGGCTTCCTGTTCCAGCCCGCAGGTTTCCGCATTTCGGAAAGCCTGCTGGACATCACGCCGGAAGATCCCTATTGGATGTCGATAGCCGCTGGCCTGGTCAACACCTTGACCGTGGCCGCCGTGGCGATCCCGCTGGCGACGCTGCTGGGATTGGGACTGGGCCTGTTGCGCATGTCGCGCAACCCCTGGGCTGCACGCTGCGCCGCCGCCATCATCGCGCCCTTGCGCAACACGCCAGTCCTGCTGCAACTCTTCGTCTGGTACGGGCTGCTGCTGCGCCTGCCCGACCTGCGCCAGGCTTGGTCGCCGCTGCCGCACCTGCTGCTGTCCAATCGCGGATTGGCCTTGCCAGCCGTGCATGGGTGGGTGCCTTACGCAGCCGCGGCGGCCATCGCGCTGGCGCTGGGCGGCTTCGCCCGCCGCCGCTGGGGTAACCCCGCACTGTATGCCGTGCTGGCCGGCGCGCTGCTGGCATGGATGCTGTTGCCGCCCATGCGCATCGACATGCCGGTCAGGCGCGGCCTGGGTCTGCAGGGAGGCTGGCAGCCCAGCATCGAATTCGCGGCGCTGACGATAGGCCTGGTGGTGTTCCATGCCGCCTACATCGCTGACATCGCCCGCGCGGCCGTGCGCGCCGTGCCGGTCGGACTGGTGGAGGCCGGCCAGGCGCTGGGCCTGAAGCCCCGCAGCGTGCTGCGGCTGGTGATCGCGCCCTATGCCGCCCGCGTGGCGCTGCCGCCCTATGCCAACCAGTGCCTGGCGCTGGTGAAGAACAGCACCTTGGCCATTGCCATCGGCTATCAGGAATTGATGGCGGTGATCAACACCGCCATCACGCAGACCGGCCTGGCGCTCGAAGGCATCACGCTGGCCGTCGCGGTCTATCTCGGTCTGGCGCTGACGCTGGGCGGCGGATTGTCGGCCTGGAACGCGCGTAATACCCGCCACGGTCCTGGCGACACGCACGGCGCGCGCCTGGGCGAGCGGCCCACCTGGAACCCTGCCGGCGAACGTCGTGGTTGGCGCGGCAGGCTGGTGTCGGCCGCATTGGCCGCCGCCGTGGGCTTGATCCTATGGCGCCTGCTGGAATGGGCGTTGCTCGGTGCGGTGTGGCGCGGCGACCCCGCAGCATGCGCGGGCGCGGCCGGCGCATGCTGGGCCGCCGTGGGCGAGAACCTGCCCCTGCTGTTCTTCGGCGCCATGGCCCAGGCCGACCGCGCGCCGGCGCTGGCCGCCAGCGCAGCCCTGCTTGCCGGGGTTGCGCTGGCGCTGACTGCCCCGCGCATGCGTGCAGCGGTGCGCGCGGCCTTGCTCGCCGTCCTGTTGGGCGCGGCCATCAGCGCGCTGTCCGGTTGGCCTTGGGGCGGCGCCGCCATCGGGCCGCAACGCTGGGGCGGATTGCTCGTCACATTGATCCTGGCCATCTCCGCCTTGCTCGCCGCCGTGCCGCTGGCGTTCGCGCTCGCGCTATTGCGCCGTAGCCACAACCGCGCCGCCTCGCTGGCCGCCGCCGGCCTGATCGAGGCCGTGCGCGGCGTGCCGCTGGTGACGCAGTTGCTGTTCGCATCCTTCGTGCTGCCCATGCTGCTGGGCGGCGGCGTGTCCAAGTTCGCCATGGCGCTGGCCGCGCTGACGTTGCACACCGCCTGCCTGCTGGCGGAGGTGCTGCGCGGCGCGCTGCAAGCCATACCGCCCGGCCAGATGATGGCGGCGCGCGCCTTGGGCATGCCTGCGGCCATGGCCTATGGTTCGGTGATCTGGCCGCAGGCCCGCCGCATTGCCGCGCCTGCCGCCCTGGGCGTATTCGTGGGTGCGGTCAAGGACACATCGCTGGTCAGCATCATCGGCGTGTTCGATGTGCTCGGTGCGGCAAAGGCGGTGGTGGCCGGCACCGATTGGCGGCCCTATCACGTCGAGGTCTACCTGGCCGTGGCCGCCTTGTACTTTGCGGCCAGCCTGGCCCTGTCGCGCGCGGCCCGCGCCATGGAAGGCAAGACCGGTCGCGCTTGA
- a CDS encoding carbonic anhydrase — MRDIERLVDGFQRFQQQYYEDAPSLYRNLCEGQHPSTLLVGCCDSRVDPAMLLGCDPGDIFTVRNVANLVPPASTDRGLQGVLAAIQFAVEQLQVSRIIVLGHAHCGGIRALMDRRTRGDGETDYLERWMDIAEPARRQVLQQMPQATAAERRRACEQASILISLRNLEDLPFVRRAVEAGSLTLHGWYFDLVAGALLAYSARADGFLPIVCPLFTELA, encoded by the coding sequence ATGCGCGACATCGAACGGCTGGTCGACGGCTTCCAGCGCTTTCAGCAGCAGTACTACGAGGACGCGCCATCGCTATACCGCAATCTCTGCGAAGGCCAGCACCCCAGCACCTTGCTGGTGGGCTGCTGCGATTCGCGGGTGGATCCGGCCATGCTGCTGGGCTGCGACCCCGGCGACATTTTCACGGTGCGCAATGTCGCCAACCTGGTGCCGCCGGCCAGCACCGACCGCGGCCTGCAGGGCGTGCTGGCCGCGATACAGTTCGCGGTGGAGCAGTTGCAGGTCAGCCGCATCATCGTGCTGGGCCACGCCCACTGCGGCGGCATACGGGCGCTGATGGACCGGCGCACCCGGGGCGACGGCGAGACCGACTACCTGGAGCGCTGGATGGACATCGCGGAACCGGCCCGCAGGCAGGTGCTGCAGCAGATGCCGCAGGCGACCGCGGCCGAACGCCGTCGCGCCTGCGAGCAGGCCTCGATCCTGATTTCGCTGCGCAATCTGGAAGACCTGCCCTTTGTGCGGCGCGCGGTGGAGGCGGGCAGCCTGACCCTGCATGGCTGGTACTTCGACCTGGTGGCGGGCGCTTTGCTGGCATACTCGGCGCGGGCGGATGGATTCCTGCCCATCGTATGCCCATTGTTCACGGAGCTTGCATGA
- a CDS encoding peptidase U32 family protein: protein METRTSPMELVAPAGSLAALKAAIDAGADTVYLGLKNATNARNFAGLNFTESDIRAGVELAHSRGRQVLFAINTFVQAGRAPEWRAAVDAAYGLGADAVIMADAGLLAYASDRYPDLRLHLSVQGSATHADAIELMKEQFGIRRVVLPRVLTLAEIARICANVSVEVEVFGFGSLCVMAEGRCLLSSYATGDSPNNKGVCSPAHAVRWSEENGRMDARLNDILIDRYEPGEPAAYPTLCKGRFDVDGQADHALEEPTSLNAIGLLPRLAEMGVSAIKIEGRQRSPAYVTQVVSTLRAALDSAHADASRFSPRPEWNAMLARHSEGSQVTQGAFERPWK from the coding sequence ATGGAAACTCGAACCTCTCCCATGGAGCTCGTGGCCCCCGCCGGCAGCCTGGCCGCGCTGAAGGCCGCCATCGATGCCGGCGCCGACACCGTCTACCTCGGGCTCAAGAACGCCACCAATGCCCGCAACTTCGCCGGGCTCAATTTCACCGAAAGCGATATCCGCGCCGGCGTCGAGCTGGCCCACAGCCGCGGACGGCAAGTGCTGTTCGCCATCAACACGTTTGTGCAGGCCGGCCGGGCGCCCGAATGGCGCGCCGCCGTCGACGCTGCCTATGGATTGGGCGCCGATGCGGTCATCATGGCCGACGCCGGGCTGCTGGCCTACGCCAGCGACCGCTATCCGGACCTGCGCCTGCACCTGTCGGTGCAGGGTTCCGCCACGCATGCTGACGCCATCGAGCTGATGAAGGAACAGTTCGGCATACGCCGCGTGGTGCTGCCGCGCGTGCTGACGCTGGCGGAGATCGCGCGCATCTGCGCCAATGTCAGCGTCGAGGTCGAGGTGTTCGGCTTCGGCAGCCTGTGCGTCATGGCCGAAGGCCGCTGCCTGTTGTCGTCCTACGCCACCGGCGATTCTCCCAACAACAAGGGCGTCTGTTCGCCCGCGCATGCCGTGCGCTGGTCGGAAGAGAACGGCCGCATGGATGCGCGCTTGAACGACATCCTGATCGACCGCTACGAACCGGGCGAACCCGCCGCCTATCCCACCCTGTGCAAGGGCCGCTTCGATGTGGACGGCCAGGCGGATCACGCGCTGGAGGAACCCACCAGCCTGAACGCCATCGGCCTGTTGCCGCGGTTGGCGGAGATGGGCGTGTCCGCCATCAAGATCGAAGGGCGGCAGCGCAGCCCGGCCTATGTCACCCAGGTGGTGTCGACCTTGCGCGCCGCGTTGGACAGCGCGCATGCGGACGCTTCCCGCTTTTCGCCCCGTCCCGAATGGAACGCCATGCTGGCGCGCCATTCCGAGGGTTCCCAAGTCACGCAAGGCGCATTCGAACGTCCATGGAAATGA
- a CDS encoding SDR family NAD(P)-dependent oxidoreductase, with product MRVMVVGASKGLGRAFVEGLGQDASLIVGVARRAPADITVPPGCELRWIAADLSRPEAAVEQIAAQAPDGLDAILYNLGVWEEHAFSEDYDFLADSPAEIARMVSINVTATILLLQRLIPRVLGARKPQVILTGSTSALAGSGRPEVTFGASKHALRGIADALRESFRARRLAVTCLQLGYLNTEDGLDVPRETASLRGEGSLIPVHDVVAMTRALLNLSDASFVREIVMPALMDERF from the coding sequence ATGCGGGTCATGGTAGTAGGCGCCAGCAAGGGACTGGGCAGGGCATTCGTGGAGGGATTGGGCCAGGATGCCTCGTTGATCGTGGGCGTGGCTCGGCGCGCGCCGGCGGACATTACTGTGCCGCCCGGTTGCGAACTGCGCTGGATAGCAGCCGACCTGTCACGCCCCGAGGCCGCCGTCGAGCAGATTGCCGCGCAGGCCCCGGATGGACTCGATGCCATCCTCTACAACCTGGGCGTGTGGGAAGAGCACGCCTTCAGCGAGGATTACGATTTCCTGGCTGACTCGCCGGCGGAGATCGCGCGCATGGTGAGCATCAACGTCACCGCGACCATCCTCTTGCTTCAGCGCTTGATTCCGCGCGTCCTGGGCGCACGCAAGCCGCAAGTCATCCTGACCGGCTCGACTTCCGCGCTGGCCGGCAGCGGCCGTCCCGAAGTCACGTTCGGCGCGTCCAAGCACGCGTTGCGCGGCATCGCCGACGCCTTGCGCGAGAGCTTCAGGGCGCGGCGGCTGGCGGTGACCTGCCTGCAATTGGGCTACCTGAACACGGAAGACGGCCTGGACGTGCCGCGCGAAACCGCCAGCCTGCGGGGAGAGGGCAGTTTGATACCGGTGCACGACGTGGTGGCGATGACACGCGCGCTGCTGAATCTGTCGGACGCGTCGTTCGTGCGGGAAATCGTCATGCCGGCGCTGATGGACGAGCGTTTCTGA
- a CDS encoding response regulator has translation MPIRILLVDDHTLFRSGVRLLLQRQPDFEVVAEAGDGVEGLKRAKELKPDVVLLDLNLPGLSGLETLQLLTQELPSCAVIILTVSEEADELGQALRDGARGYLVKNIDAEALTAAIRRAAGGEPVIAESMTAKLVEQFRGQASLAAQAPQPGGSAERHRLTARETQIVQWLARGASNKVIARELDVSESTVKIHVQNVLKKLNLTSRVQVAVYAVEHGLYTEE, from the coding sequence ATGCCCATCCGTATACTCCTCGTCGACGACCACACCCTGTTCCGCTCGGGCGTGCGCCTGCTGCTGCAACGCCAGCCCGACTTCGAGGTCGTGGCCGAGGCCGGCGACGGCGTCGAAGGCCTGAAACGCGCCAAGGAACTCAAGCCGGACGTGGTGCTGCTGGACCTCAACCTGCCGGGCCTGTCGGGGCTGGAAACGCTGCAGCTGCTGACGCAGGAATTGCCATCGTGCGCGGTCATCATCCTGACGGTGTCGGAAGAGGCCGACGAACTGGGGCAGGCGCTGCGCGACGGCGCCCGCGGCTATCTGGTCAAGAACATCGACGCCGAGGCGCTGACCGCCGCGATCCGCCGCGCGGCGGGCGGCGAGCCGGTCATCGCCGAAAGCATGACGGCCAAGCTGGTCGAGCAATTCCGCGGCCAGGCCAGCCTGGCCGCGCAAGCGCCGCAGCCAGGGGGCAGCGCCGAGCGCCATCGCCTCACCGCGCGCGAAACCCAAATCGTGCAATGGCTGGCGCGCGGCGCCAGCAACAAGGTGATTGCGCGCGAACTGGACGTCAGCGAAAGCACGGTCAAGATCCACGTGCAGAACGTGTTGAAGAAACTGAACCTCACCAGCCGGGTGCAGGTCGCGGTGTACGCGGTCGAACACGGCCTGTACACGGAAGAATAG
- the mobB gene encoding molybdopterin-guanine dinucleotide biosynthesis protein B: MTPVFGIAGRSGSGKTTLIEAMLPLLAARGLRVSVIKHSHHDFQMEPPGKDSARFRQAGALEVMVASPFRYAIVHELRDAPEPTLDEQLGRLSPADLVLVEGFKQAAIPRIEVYRPTLGKPPLHAQDSSFLAVATDAPLDTDLPCLPVNEPAQVADFICRALGLA, encoded by the coding sequence ATGACCCCAGTTTTCGGCATCGCCGGCCGTTCCGGCAGCGGCAAGACCACCCTGATCGAGGCCATGTTGCCGCTGCTGGCCGCGCGCGGCCTGCGGGTCAGCGTCATCAAGCACAGCCACCACGATTTCCAGATGGAGCCGCCCGGCAAGGACAGCGCGCGCTTCCGCCAGGCGGGCGCCCTGGAGGTGATGGTGGCCTCGCCGTTCCGCTACGCCATCGTCCACGAGCTGCGCGACGCGCCGGAGCCCACGCTGGACGAGCAACTGGGGCGCCTGTCGCCGGCCGACCTGGTGCTGGTCGAAGGCTTCAAGCAGGCCGCGATCCCGCGCATCGAAGTGTACCGGCCTACCTTGGGCAAGCCGCCCCTGCATGCGCAAGACAGCAGTTTCCTGGCGGTGGCCACCGACGCGCCGCTGGATACCGATTTGCCCTGCCTGCCGGTCAACGAGCCGGCGCAAGTCGCGGATTTCATTTGCCGCGCCCTGGGGCTGGCTTGA